In Chroicocephalus ridibundus chromosome 4, bChrRid1.1, whole genome shotgun sequence, one genomic interval encodes:
- the CTNND1 gene encoding catenin delta-1 isoform X4, whose product MDDSEVESTASILASVKEQEAQFEKLTRALEEERRHVSAQLERVRVSPQDAGPGLANGTLTRRHQNGRFLGDADLERQKYPDLKLNGPQDHSHLLYSTIPRMQDPGQIVEETYTMEEDPEGAMSVVSVETSDDGTTRRTETTVKKVVKTVTTRTVQQVPVGPDGLPLETSPVTSNYVQTMDRNFRKNGNGGPGGYLSQPGTATLPRNYHYPDGYGRPYEDGYPGSDHNYGSLSRVTRIDERYRPSMDTYRAPSRQDIYGPQPQVRVGGSNMDLNHFHPEPYGLEDDQRSVGFEDVDYGIMSDYGTARRAGTPSDPRRRLRSYEDMLVDEVAPDRYYWAPLAQHERGSLASLDSLRKGGPAPGNWRQPELPEVIAMLSFRLDAVKSNAAAYLQHLCYRNDKVKTEVRKLKGIPVLVGLLDHPKKEVHYGACGALKNISFGKDQDNKIAIKNCDGVPALVRLLRKAHDMDLTEVITGTLWNLSSHDSIKMAIVDHALHALTDEVVIPRSGWEREPNEDSKPRHFEWESVLTNTAGCLRNVSSERSEARRKLRECDGLVDALIYVVQSEIGQKDSDSKLVENCVCLLRNLSYQVHREIPHAERYQETPLAPANNAGPHAASCFGAKKGKGKKVPEDPGADTVDFPKRTTPAKGYELLFQPEVVRIYISLLKESKTPAILEASAGAIQNLCAGSWTYGRYIRSALRQEKGLSAIADLLTHDSERVVKAASGALRNLAVDLRNKELIGKHAIPNLVKNLPGGQQTPAKNLSEDTVVSILNTINEVIVDNLEAAKKLRETQGIEKLVLINKSGNRSEREVRAAALVLQTVWGYKELRKPLEKEGWKKSDFQVNLSNASRTQGGNSFDDSTLPLIDRNQKTDKKSSREEIQMSNMGPDNYSTLNERDHSRTLDRSGDVGDMEPVKAAPLMQEEGQESQPEVEEAEEDVAVFSPMSQKI is encoded by the exons ATGGACGACTCAGAAGTGGAGTCGACCGCCAGCATCCTTGCCTCTGTCAAGGAGCAGGAGGCACAGTTTGAGAAGCTGACCCGGGCGCTTGAGGAGGAACGGCGCCATGTCTCAGCCCAACTGGAACGAGTCCGGGTCTCCCCACAGGACGCCGGCCCGGGCTTGGCCAACGGCACGCTCACCCGGCGGCACCAG AACGGCCGTTTCTTGGGCGATGCTGACCTGGAAAGGCAGAAATACCCAGATCTGAAGCTCAACGGCCCGCAG GACCACAGCCACCTCTTGTACAGCACGATCCCCAGGATGCAGGACCCGGGCCAGATTGTGGAGGAGACCTACACTATGGAGGAGGACCCAGAAGGGGCCATGTCAGTCGTGTCTGTGGAGACATCAGATGATGGGACGACCCGGCGTACAGAGACCACG GTGAAGAAGGTGGTGAAGACTGTCACCACCCGGACGGTGCAGCAGGTGCCGGTGGGGCCGGATGGGTTACCTTTGGAAACCTCCCCTGTCACCAGCAACTACGTCCAGACCATGGACAGGAACTTCCGCAAGAATGGCAATGGGGGCCCCGGTGGCTACCTGAGCCAGCCGGGCACAGCCACCCTCCCTCGTAACTACCACTACCCCGATGGCTATGGCCGCCCCTACGAGGATGGCTACCCAGGCAGCGATCACAACTACGGCAGCCTGTCCCGTGTCACCCGCATTGACGAGCGCTACCGTCCATCCATGGACACCTACCGGGCCCCCAGCCGCCAGGACATCTATGGCCCCCAGCCTCAAGTGCGTGTCGGGGGCAGCAACATGGACCTCAACCACTTCCACCCCGAGCCGTACGGCCTGGAGGATGACCAGCGCAGTGTGGGCTTTGAAGATGTGGACTACGGGATTATGTCTGACTACGGCACAGCCAGGCGGGCAGGGACCCCCTCTGATCCCCGGCGGCGGCTCAG GAGTTATGAAGACATGCTGGTGGATGAAGTGGCCCCTGACCGGTACTACTGGGCCCCTCTGGCTCAGCATGAGCGGGGTAGCTTGGCCAGTCTGGACAGCCTGCGGAAGGGAGGTCCAGCCCCAGGTAACTGGCGCCAGCCAGAGCTGCCGGAGGTGATAGCCATGCTGAGCTTCCGGCTGGACGCCGTCAAGTCCAACGCGGCCGCCTACCTGCAGCACCTCTGCTACCGTAACGACAAGGTGAAGACAGAGGTGCGCAAGCTGAAGGGTATTCCCGTGCTGGTGGGATTGCTAGACCACCCTAAGAAAGAGGTGCACTATGGTGCCTGTGGAGCCCTCAAGAACATCTCCTTCGGCAAGGACCAAGACAATAAGATTGCCATCAAGAATTGTGATGGGGTACCTGCTCTGGTGCGCCTGTTGCGGAAGGCCCATGACATGGATCTCACGGAGGTCATCACAG GAACACTGTGGAACCTGTCCTCGCACGACTCCATCAAGATGGCCATTGTGGATCATGCACTACATGCTCTGACCGATGAGGTTGTCATTCCTCGCTCGGGCTGGGAGCGGGAACCTAATGAGGACTCAAAACCCCGCCATTTCGAGTGGGAGTCAGTGCTCACCAACACCGCTGGCTGCCTTAG gAACGTGAGCTCAGAGCGGAGTGAGGCCCGTCGGAAGCTGCGGGAATGTGACGGGCTGGTGGATGCCCTGATCTATGTCGTCCAGTCTGAGATCGGCCAGAAGGACTCGGACAGCAAG CTGGTGGAGAACTGTGTGTGCCTGCTGAGAAACTTGTCCTACCAAGTCCACCGTGAGATCCCCCATGCTGAGCGCTACCAGGAGACACCGCTGGCCCCTGCCAACAACGCTGGGCCCCATGCTGCGAGCTGCTTTGGTGCCAAGAAGGGCAAAG GTAAAAAGGTCCCAGAAGACCCTGGTGCTGATACAGTGGATTTTCCCAAAAGAACAACTCCAGCCAAAG GCTATGAGCTCCTCTTCCAGCCAGAAGTGGTCCGGATATACATCTCCCTTCTAAAGGAGAGCAAGACTCCAGCCATCCTAGAGGCTTCGGCAGGAGCCATTCAGAACCTGTGTGCTGGCAGCTGGACA TATGGCCGGTACATCCGCTCGGCGCTGCGCCAGGAGAAGGGACTCTCCGCCATCGCTGACCTCCTCACCCACGACAGTGAGCGAGTGGTGAAAGCGGCGTCCGGAGCCCTGCGCAACCTGGCTGTCGACTTGCGTAACAAAGAGCTGATAG gtaAACATGCCATTCCCAACCTAGTGAAGAACCTGCCTGGAGGCCAGCAGACCCCAGCCAAAAACCTCTCTGAGGACACAGTGGTGTCAATCCTCAACACAATCAATGAAGTAATTGTAGACAATCTAGAGGCTGCCAAGAAGCTGCGGGAAACGCAGGGGATTGAGAAGTTGGTGCTGATCAACAAATCTGG GAACCGCTCAGAGAGAGAAGTCCGAGCAGCTGCCCTCGTCTTGCAGACAGTCTGGGGATATAAGGAGCTGCGGAAGCCCCTGGAGAAGGAAGGCTGGAAGAAGTCAGATTTCCAG GTGAACCTGAGCAATGCTTCTCGGACCCAGGGGGGCAACTCGTTTGATGACAGCACCTTGCCTCTCATCGACAGGAACCAAAAAACAG ACAAGAAATCCTCCCGGGAGGAGATCCAGATGAGCAACATGGGACCAG acAACTATTCCACACTCAATGAGAGGGACCACAGCAGGACACTGGACCGAT
- the CTNND1 gene encoding catenin delta-1 isoform X6: MDDSEVESTASILASVKEQEAQFEKLTRALEEERRHVSAQLERVRVSPQDAGPGLANGTLTRRHQNGRFLGDADLERQKYPDLKLNGPQDHSHLLYSTIPRMQDPGQIVEETYTMEEDPEGAMSVVSVETSDDGTTRRTETTVKKVVKTVTTRTVQQVPVGPDGLPLETSPVTSNYVQTMDRNFRKNGNGGPGGYLSQPGTATLPRNYHYPDGYGRPYEDGYPGSDHNYGSLSRVTRIDERYRPSMDTYRAPSRQDIYGPQPQVRVGGSNMDLNHFHPEPYGLEDDQRSVGFEDVDYGIMSDYGTARRAGTPSDPRRRLRSYEDMLVDEVAPDRYYWAPLAQHERGSLASLDSLRKGGPAPGNWRQPELPEVIAMLSFRLDAVKSNAAAYLQHLCYRNDKVKTEVRKLKGIPVLVGLLDHPKKEVHYGACGALKNISFGKDQDNKIAIKNCDGVPALVRLLRKAHDMDLTEVITGTLWNLSSHDSIKMAIVDHALHALTDEVVIPRSGWEREPNEDSKPRHFEWESVLTNTAGCLRNVSSERSEARRKLRECDGLVDALIYVVQSEIGQKDSDSKLVENCVCLLRNLSYQVHREIPHAERYQETPLAPANNAGPHAASCFGAKKGKDEWFSRGKKVPEDPGADTVDFPKRTTPAKGYELLFQPEVVRIYISLLKESKTPAILEASAGAIQNLCAGSWTYGRYIRSALRQEKGLSAIADLLTHDSERVVKAASGALRNLAVDLRNKELIGKHAIPNLVKNLPGGQQTPAKNLSEDTVVSILNTINEVIVDNLEAAKKLRETQGIEKLVLINKSGNRSEREVRAAALVLQTVWGYKELRKPLEKEGWKKSDFQVNLSNASRTQGGNSFDDSTLPLIDRNQKTDKKSSREEIQMSNMGPDNYSTLNERDHSRTLDRSGDVGDMEPVKAAPLMKI, from the exons ATGGACGACTCAGAAGTGGAGTCGACCGCCAGCATCCTTGCCTCTGTCAAGGAGCAGGAGGCACAGTTTGAGAAGCTGACCCGGGCGCTTGAGGAGGAACGGCGCCATGTCTCAGCCCAACTGGAACGAGTCCGGGTCTCCCCACAGGACGCCGGCCCGGGCTTGGCCAACGGCACGCTCACCCGGCGGCACCAG AACGGCCGTTTCTTGGGCGATGCTGACCTGGAAAGGCAGAAATACCCAGATCTGAAGCTCAACGGCCCGCAG GACCACAGCCACCTCTTGTACAGCACGATCCCCAGGATGCAGGACCCGGGCCAGATTGTGGAGGAGACCTACACTATGGAGGAGGACCCAGAAGGGGCCATGTCAGTCGTGTCTGTGGAGACATCAGATGATGGGACGACCCGGCGTACAGAGACCACG GTGAAGAAGGTGGTGAAGACTGTCACCACCCGGACGGTGCAGCAGGTGCCGGTGGGGCCGGATGGGTTACCTTTGGAAACCTCCCCTGTCACCAGCAACTACGTCCAGACCATGGACAGGAACTTCCGCAAGAATGGCAATGGGGGCCCCGGTGGCTACCTGAGCCAGCCGGGCACAGCCACCCTCCCTCGTAACTACCACTACCCCGATGGCTATGGCCGCCCCTACGAGGATGGCTACCCAGGCAGCGATCACAACTACGGCAGCCTGTCCCGTGTCACCCGCATTGACGAGCGCTACCGTCCATCCATGGACACCTACCGGGCCCCCAGCCGCCAGGACATCTATGGCCCCCAGCCTCAAGTGCGTGTCGGGGGCAGCAACATGGACCTCAACCACTTCCACCCCGAGCCGTACGGCCTGGAGGATGACCAGCGCAGTGTGGGCTTTGAAGATGTGGACTACGGGATTATGTCTGACTACGGCACAGCCAGGCGGGCAGGGACCCCCTCTGATCCCCGGCGGCGGCTCAG GAGTTATGAAGACATGCTGGTGGATGAAGTGGCCCCTGACCGGTACTACTGGGCCCCTCTGGCTCAGCATGAGCGGGGTAGCTTGGCCAGTCTGGACAGCCTGCGGAAGGGAGGTCCAGCCCCAGGTAACTGGCGCCAGCCAGAGCTGCCGGAGGTGATAGCCATGCTGAGCTTCCGGCTGGACGCCGTCAAGTCCAACGCGGCCGCCTACCTGCAGCACCTCTGCTACCGTAACGACAAGGTGAAGACAGAGGTGCGCAAGCTGAAGGGTATTCCCGTGCTGGTGGGATTGCTAGACCACCCTAAGAAAGAGGTGCACTATGGTGCCTGTGGAGCCCTCAAGAACATCTCCTTCGGCAAGGACCAAGACAATAAGATTGCCATCAAGAATTGTGATGGGGTACCTGCTCTGGTGCGCCTGTTGCGGAAGGCCCATGACATGGATCTCACGGAGGTCATCACAG GAACACTGTGGAACCTGTCCTCGCACGACTCCATCAAGATGGCCATTGTGGATCATGCACTACATGCTCTGACCGATGAGGTTGTCATTCCTCGCTCGGGCTGGGAGCGGGAACCTAATGAGGACTCAAAACCCCGCCATTTCGAGTGGGAGTCAGTGCTCACCAACACCGCTGGCTGCCTTAG gAACGTGAGCTCAGAGCGGAGTGAGGCCCGTCGGAAGCTGCGGGAATGTGACGGGCTGGTGGATGCCCTGATCTATGTCGTCCAGTCTGAGATCGGCCAGAAGGACTCGGACAGCAAG CTGGTGGAGAACTGTGTGTGCCTGCTGAGAAACTTGTCCTACCAAGTCCACCGTGAGATCCCCCATGCTGAGCGCTACCAGGAGACACCGCTGGCCCCTGCCAACAACGCTGGGCCCCATGCTGCGAGCTGCTTTGGTGCCAAGAAGGGCAAAG ACGAATGGTTCTCCAGAG GTAAAAAGGTCCCAGAAGACCCTGGTGCTGATACAGTGGATTTTCCCAAAAGAACAACTCCAGCCAAAG GCTATGAGCTCCTCTTCCAGCCAGAAGTGGTCCGGATATACATCTCCCTTCTAAAGGAGAGCAAGACTCCAGCCATCCTAGAGGCTTCGGCAGGAGCCATTCAGAACCTGTGTGCTGGCAGCTGGACA TATGGCCGGTACATCCGCTCGGCGCTGCGCCAGGAGAAGGGACTCTCCGCCATCGCTGACCTCCTCACCCACGACAGTGAGCGAGTGGTGAAAGCGGCGTCCGGAGCCCTGCGCAACCTGGCTGTCGACTTGCGTAACAAAGAGCTGATAG gtaAACATGCCATTCCCAACCTAGTGAAGAACCTGCCTGGAGGCCAGCAGACCCCAGCCAAAAACCTCTCTGAGGACACAGTGGTGTCAATCCTCAACACAATCAATGAAGTAATTGTAGACAATCTAGAGGCTGCCAAGAAGCTGCGGGAAACGCAGGGGATTGAGAAGTTGGTGCTGATCAACAAATCTGG GAACCGCTCAGAGAGAGAAGTCCGAGCAGCTGCCCTCGTCTTGCAGACAGTCTGGGGATATAAGGAGCTGCGGAAGCCCCTGGAGAAGGAAGGCTGGAAGAAGTCAGATTTCCAG GTGAACCTGAGCAATGCTTCTCGGACCCAGGGGGGCAACTCGTTTGATGACAGCACCTTGCCTCTCATCGACAGGAACCAAAAAACAG ACAAGAAATCCTCCCGGGAGGAGATCCAGATGAGCAACATGGGACCAG acAACTATTCCACACTCAATGAGAGGGACCACAGCAGGACACTGGACCGAT
- the CTNND1 gene encoding catenin delta-1 isoform X3 translates to MDDSEVESTASILASVKEQEAQFEKLTRALEEERRHVSAQLERVRVSPQDAGPGLANGTLTRRHQNGRFLGDADLERQKYPDLKLNGPQDHSHLLYSTIPRMQDPGQIVEETYTMEEDPEGAMSVVSVETSDDGTTRRTETTVKKVVKTVTTRTVQQVPVGPDGLPLETSPVTSNYVQTMDRNFRKNGNGGPGGYLSQPGTATLPRNYHYPDGYGRPYEDGYPGSDHNYGSLSRVTRIDERYRPSMDTYRAPSRQDIYGPQPQVRVGGSNMDLNHFHPEPYGLEDDQRSVGFEDVDYGIMSDYGTARRAGTPSDPRRRLRSYEDMLVDEVAPDRYYWAPLAQHERGSLASLDSLRKGGPAPGNWRQPELPEVIAMLSFRLDAVKSNAAAYLQHLCYRNDKVKTEVRKLKGIPVLVGLLDHPKKEVHYGACGALKNISFGKDQDNKIAIKNCDGVPALVRLLRKAHDMDLTEVITGTLWNLSSHDSIKMAIVDHALHALTDEVVIPRSGWEREPNEDSKPRHFEWESVLTNTAGCLRNVSSERSEARRKLRECDGLVDALIYVVQSEIGQKDSDSKLVENCVCLLRNLSYQVHREIPHAERYQETPLAPANNAGPHAASCFGAKKGKDEWFSRGKKVPEDPGADTVDFPKRTTPAKGYELLFQPEVVRIYISLLKESKTPAILEASAGAIQNLCAGSWTYGRYIRSALRQEKGLSAIADLLTHDSERVVKAASGALRNLAVDLRNKELIGKHAIPNLVKNLPGGQQTPAKNLSEDTVVSILNTINEVIVDNLEAAKKLRETQGIEKLVLINKSGNRSEREVRAAALVLQTVWGYKELRKPLEKEGWKKSDFQVNLSNASRTQGGNSFDDSTLPLIDRNQKTDKKSSREEIQMSNMGPDNYSTLNERDHSRTLDRSGDVGDMEPVKAAPLMEEGQESQPEVEEAEEDVAVFSPMSQKI, encoded by the exons ATGGACGACTCAGAAGTGGAGTCGACCGCCAGCATCCTTGCCTCTGTCAAGGAGCAGGAGGCACAGTTTGAGAAGCTGACCCGGGCGCTTGAGGAGGAACGGCGCCATGTCTCAGCCCAACTGGAACGAGTCCGGGTCTCCCCACAGGACGCCGGCCCGGGCTTGGCCAACGGCACGCTCACCCGGCGGCACCAG AACGGCCGTTTCTTGGGCGATGCTGACCTGGAAAGGCAGAAATACCCAGATCTGAAGCTCAACGGCCCGCAG GACCACAGCCACCTCTTGTACAGCACGATCCCCAGGATGCAGGACCCGGGCCAGATTGTGGAGGAGACCTACACTATGGAGGAGGACCCAGAAGGGGCCATGTCAGTCGTGTCTGTGGAGACATCAGATGATGGGACGACCCGGCGTACAGAGACCACG GTGAAGAAGGTGGTGAAGACTGTCACCACCCGGACGGTGCAGCAGGTGCCGGTGGGGCCGGATGGGTTACCTTTGGAAACCTCCCCTGTCACCAGCAACTACGTCCAGACCATGGACAGGAACTTCCGCAAGAATGGCAATGGGGGCCCCGGTGGCTACCTGAGCCAGCCGGGCACAGCCACCCTCCCTCGTAACTACCACTACCCCGATGGCTATGGCCGCCCCTACGAGGATGGCTACCCAGGCAGCGATCACAACTACGGCAGCCTGTCCCGTGTCACCCGCATTGACGAGCGCTACCGTCCATCCATGGACACCTACCGGGCCCCCAGCCGCCAGGACATCTATGGCCCCCAGCCTCAAGTGCGTGTCGGGGGCAGCAACATGGACCTCAACCACTTCCACCCCGAGCCGTACGGCCTGGAGGATGACCAGCGCAGTGTGGGCTTTGAAGATGTGGACTACGGGATTATGTCTGACTACGGCACAGCCAGGCGGGCAGGGACCCCCTCTGATCCCCGGCGGCGGCTCAG GAGTTATGAAGACATGCTGGTGGATGAAGTGGCCCCTGACCGGTACTACTGGGCCCCTCTGGCTCAGCATGAGCGGGGTAGCTTGGCCAGTCTGGACAGCCTGCGGAAGGGAGGTCCAGCCCCAGGTAACTGGCGCCAGCCAGAGCTGCCGGAGGTGATAGCCATGCTGAGCTTCCGGCTGGACGCCGTCAAGTCCAACGCGGCCGCCTACCTGCAGCACCTCTGCTACCGTAACGACAAGGTGAAGACAGAGGTGCGCAAGCTGAAGGGTATTCCCGTGCTGGTGGGATTGCTAGACCACCCTAAGAAAGAGGTGCACTATGGTGCCTGTGGAGCCCTCAAGAACATCTCCTTCGGCAAGGACCAAGACAATAAGATTGCCATCAAGAATTGTGATGGGGTACCTGCTCTGGTGCGCCTGTTGCGGAAGGCCCATGACATGGATCTCACGGAGGTCATCACAG GAACACTGTGGAACCTGTCCTCGCACGACTCCATCAAGATGGCCATTGTGGATCATGCACTACATGCTCTGACCGATGAGGTTGTCATTCCTCGCTCGGGCTGGGAGCGGGAACCTAATGAGGACTCAAAACCCCGCCATTTCGAGTGGGAGTCAGTGCTCACCAACACCGCTGGCTGCCTTAG gAACGTGAGCTCAGAGCGGAGTGAGGCCCGTCGGAAGCTGCGGGAATGTGACGGGCTGGTGGATGCCCTGATCTATGTCGTCCAGTCTGAGATCGGCCAGAAGGACTCGGACAGCAAG CTGGTGGAGAACTGTGTGTGCCTGCTGAGAAACTTGTCCTACCAAGTCCACCGTGAGATCCCCCATGCTGAGCGCTACCAGGAGACACCGCTGGCCCCTGCCAACAACGCTGGGCCCCATGCTGCGAGCTGCTTTGGTGCCAAGAAGGGCAAAG ACGAATGGTTCTCCAGAG GTAAAAAGGTCCCAGAAGACCCTGGTGCTGATACAGTGGATTTTCCCAAAAGAACAACTCCAGCCAAAG GCTATGAGCTCCTCTTCCAGCCAGAAGTGGTCCGGATATACATCTCCCTTCTAAAGGAGAGCAAGACTCCAGCCATCCTAGAGGCTTCGGCAGGAGCCATTCAGAACCTGTGTGCTGGCAGCTGGACA TATGGCCGGTACATCCGCTCGGCGCTGCGCCAGGAGAAGGGACTCTCCGCCATCGCTGACCTCCTCACCCACGACAGTGAGCGAGTGGTGAAAGCGGCGTCCGGAGCCCTGCGCAACCTGGCTGTCGACTTGCGTAACAAAGAGCTGATAG gtaAACATGCCATTCCCAACCTAGTGAAGAACCTGCCTGGAGGCCAGCAGACCCCAGCCAAAAACCTCTCTGAGGACACAGTGGTGTCAATCCTCAACACAATCAATGAAGTAATTGTAGACAATCTAGAGGCTGCCAAGAAGCTGCGGGAAACGCAGGGGATTGAGAAGTTGGTGCTGATCAACAAATCTGG GAACCGCTCAGAGAGAGAAGTCCGAGCAGCTGCCCTCGTCTTGCAGACAGTCTGGGGATATAAGGAGCTGCGGAAGCCCCTGGAGAAGGAAGGCTGGAAGAAGTCAGATTTCCAG GTGAACCTGAGCAATGCTTCTCGGACCCAGGGGGGCAACTCGTTTGATGACAGCACCTTGCCTCTCATCGACAGGAACCAAAAAACAG ACAAGAAATCCTCCCGGGAGGAGATCCAGATGAGCAACATGGGACCAG acAACTATTCCACACTCAATGAGAGGGACCACAGCAGGACACTGGACCGAT
- the CTNND1 gene encoding catenin delta-1 isoform X7: MQDPGQIVEETYTMEEDPEGAMSVVSVETSDDGTTRRTETTVKKVVKTVTTRTVQQVPVGPDGLPLETSPVTSNYVQTMDRNFRKNGNGGPGGYLSQPGTATLPRNYHYPDGYGRPYEDGYPGSDHNYGSLSRVTRIDERYRPSMDTYRAPSRQDIYGPQPQVRVGGSNMDLNHFHPEPYGLEDDQRSVGFEDVDYGIMSDYGTARRAGTPSDPRRRLRSYEDMLVDEVAPDRYYWAPLAQHERGSLASLDSLRKGGPAPGNWRQPELPEVIAMLSFRLDAVKSNAAAYLQHLCYRNDKVKTEVRKLKGIPVLVGLLDHPKKEVHYGACGALKNISFGKDQDNKIAIKNCDGVPALVRLLRKAHDMDLTEVITGTLWNLSSHDSIKMAIVDHALHALTDEVVIPRSGWEREPNEDSKPRHFEWESVLTNTAGCLRNVSSERSEARRKLRECDGLVDALIYVVQSEIGQKDSDSKLVENCVCLLRNLSYQVHREIPHAERYQETPLAPANNAGPHAASCFGAKKGKDEWFSRGKKVPEDPGADTVDFPKRTTPAKGYELLFQPEVVRIYISLLKESKTPAILEASAGAIQNLCAGSWTYGRYIRSALRQEKGLSAIADLLTHDSERVVKAASGALRNLAVDLRNKELIGKHAIPNLVKNLPGGQQTPAKNLSEDTVVSILNTINEVIVDNLEAAKKLRETQGIEKLVLINKSGNRSEREVRAAALVLQTVWGYKELRKPLEKEGWKKSDFQVNLSNASRTQGGNSFDDSTLPLIDRNQKTDKKSSREEIQMSNMGPDNYSTLNERDHSRTLDRSGDVGDMEPVKAAPLMQEEGQESQPEVEEAEEDVAVFSPMSQKI, translated from the exons ATGCAGGACCCGGGCCAGATTGTGGAGGAGACCTACACTATGGAGGAGGACCCAGAAGGGGCCATGTCAGTCGTGTCTGTGGAGACATCAGATGATGGGACGACCCGGCGTACAGAGACCACG GTGAAGAAGGTGGTGAAGACTGTCACCACCCGGACGGTGCAGCAGGTGCCGGTGGGGCCGGATGGGTTACCTTTGGAAACCTCCCCTGTCACCAGCAACTACGTCCAGACCATGGACAGGAACTTCCGCAAGAATGGCAATGGGGGCCCCGGTGGCTACCTGAGCCAGCCGGGCACAGCCACCCTCCCTCGTAACTACCACTACCCCGATGGCTATGGCCGCCCCTACGAGGATGGCTACCCAGGCAGCGATCACAACTACGGCAGCCTGTCCCGTGTCACCCGCATTGACGAGCGCTACCGTCCATCCATGGACACCTACCGGGCCCCCAGCCGCCAGGACATCTATGGCCCCCAGCCTCAAGTGCGTGTCGGGGGCAGCAACATGGACCTCAACCACTTCCACCCCGAGCCGTACGGCCTGGAGGATGACCAGCGCAGTGTGGGCTTTGAAGATGTGGACTACGGGATTATGTCTGACTACGGCACAGCCAGGCGGGCAGGGACCCCCTCTGATCCCCGGCGGCGGCTCAG GAGTTATGAAGACATGCTGGTGGATGAAGTGGCCCCTGACCGGTACTACTGGGCCCCTCTGGCTCAGCATGAGCGGGGTAGCTTGGCCAGTCTGGACAGCCTGCGGAAGGGAGGTCCAGCCCCAGGTAACTGGCGCCAGCCAGAGCTGCCGGAGGTGATAGCCATGCTGAGCTTCCGGCTGGACGCCGTCAAGTCCAACGCGGCCGCCTACCTGCAGCACCTCTGCTACCGTAACGACAAGGTGAAGACAGAGGTGCGCAAGCTGAAGGGTATTCCCGTGCTGGTGGGATTGCTAGACCACCCTAAGAAAGAGGTGCACTATGGTGCCTGTGGAGCCCTCAAGAACATCTCCTTCGGCAAGGACCAAGACAATAAGATTGCCATCAAGAATTGTGATGGGGTACCTGCTCTGGTGCGCCTGTTGCGGAAGGCCCATGACATGGATCTCACGGAGGTCATCACAG GAACACTGTGGAACCTGTCCTCGCACGACTCCATCAAGATGGCCATTGTGGATCATGCACTACATGCTCTGACCGATGAGGTTGTCATTCCTCGCTCGGGCTGGGAGCGGGAACCTAATGAGGACTCAAAACCCCGCCATTTCGAGTGGGAGTCAGTGCTCACCAACACCGCTGGCTGCCTTAG gAACGTGAGCTCAGAGCGGAGTGAGGCCCGTCGGAAGCTGCGGGAATGTGACGGGCTGGTGGATGCCCTGATCTATGTCGTCCAGTCTGAGATCGGCCAGAAGGACTCGGACAGCAAG CTGGTGGAGAACTGTGTGTGCCTGCTGAGAAACTTGTCCTACCAAGTCCACCGTGAGATCCCCCATGCTGAGCGCTACCAGGAGACACCGCTGGCCCCTGCCAACAACGCTGGGCCCCATGCTGCGAGCTGCTTTGGTGCCAAGAAGGGCAAAG ACGAATGGTTCTCCAGAG GTAAAAAGGTCCCAGAAGACCCTGGTGCTGATACAGTGGATTTTCCCAAAAGAACAACTCCAGCCAAAG GCTATGAGCTCCTCTTCCAGCCAGAAGTGGTCCGGATATACATCTCCCTTCTAAAGGAGAGCAAGACTCCAGCCATCCTAGAGGCTTCGGCAGGAGCCATTCAGAACCTGTGTGCTGGCAGCTGGACA TATGGCCGGTACATCCGCTCGGCGCTGCGCCAGGAGAAGGGACTCTCCGCCATCGCTGACCTCCTCACCCACGACAGTGAGCGAGTGGTGAAAGCGGCGTCCGGAGCCCTGCGCAACCTGGCTGTCGACTTGCGTAACAAAGAGCTGATAG gtaAACATGCCATTCCCAACCTAGTGAAGAACCTGCCTGGAGGCCAGCAGACCCCAGCCAAAAACCTCTCTGAGGACACAGTGGTGTCAATCCTCAACACAATCAATGAAGTAATTGTAGACAATCTAGAGGCTGCCAAGAAGCTGCGGGAAACGCAGGGGATTGAGAAGTTGGTGCTGATCAACAAATCTGG GAACCGCTCAGAGAGAGAAGTCCGAGCAGCTGCCCTCGTCTTGCAGACAGTCTGGGGATATAAGGAGCTGCGGAAGCCCCTGGAGAAGGAAGGCTGGAAGAAGTCAGATTTCCAG GTGAACCTGAGCAATGCTTCTCGGACCCAGGGGGGCAACTCGTTTGATGACAGCACCTTGCCTCTCATCGACAGGAACCAAAAAACAG ACAAGAAATCCTCCCGGGAGGAGATCCAGATGAGCAACATGGGACCAG acAACTATTCCACACTCAATGAGAGGGACCACAGCAGGACACTGGACCGAT